From Proteiniborus sp. MB09-C3, the proteins below share one genomic window:
- a CDS encoding DUF3866 family protein translates to MELLSYKEGIVTRINESDDQVAWVNVEVEGESAKAVNYNAITGYVNEGDKVVLNTTAIELGLGTGGYHFIIFNYKNKEHSITKGLGHIMKLRYTPLQFKCFAAEEQDSKYHEEFKSFKSLKGSIYIVGTLHSMLAPIAAVIKNLRPELNITYIMTDAGALPLHFSKTVKLLKDKEIIKNTITVGHAFGGDIECVNIYTGIIAAKVVANSDITIITMGPGIVGTDTKYGFSGIEQGYIIDAINNLGGISLAVPRISFADKRERHQGISHHTLTILNEVANTKTNLVLPVIKGDYAEFIDLQIKENNINNKHNIIFENGSDIIKALNYYGLEVKTMGRGYYDDEVFFLALGAAAKASIRLLENVQ, encoded by the coding sequence ATTGAACTGTTATCATATAAGGAGGGAATTGTTACAAGAATAAATGAATCTGATGATCAGGTTGCGTGGGTTAACGTTGAGGTAGAAGGTGAAAGTGCAAAAGCCGTTAACTATAATGCTATTACTGGATACGTAAATGAAGGAGATAAAGTCGTATTAAATACTACAGCAATAGAGCTTGGACTTGGCACAGGAGGATATCATTTTATAATTTTTAATTATAAAAATAAGGAACACAGTATAACTAAGGGCTTAGGTCATATTATGAAGTTAAGGTATACACCTTTGCAGTTTAAATGCTTTGCTGCTGAGGAGCAGGATAGTAAATATCATGAAGAATTTAAAAGCTTTAAGAGCTTAAAGGGTTCTATATATATAGTTGGAACATTACATAGCATGTTAGCACCTATTGCAGCAGTCATAAAAAATCTTAGGCCGGAACTTAATATTACATATATAATGACTGATGCAGGAGCGCTACCTTTACACTTTAGTAAAACCGTTAAGTTATTAAAGGATAAGGAAATAATAAAAAATACGATTACTGTAGGCCATGCATTCGGAGGAGATATTGAGTGTGTAAATATATATACTGGAATCATAGCTGCAAAAGTTGTGGCAAATAGTGATATTACAATAATCACTATGGGGCCAGGCATAGTAGGGACTGATACAAAATATGGATTCAGCGGAATTGAACAGGGCTACATAATAGATGCAATTAATAATTTAGGAGGAATAAGCCTTGCTGTACCCAGAATAAGCTTTGCTGACAAAAGAGAGAGACATCAAGGCATTAGTCATCATACTTTGACAATACTTAATGAAGTTGCAAATACAAAAACTAATTTAGTTTTACCTGTTATTAAGGGAGATTATGCTGAATTTATCGACTTGCAAATTAAGGAAAACAATATCAATAATAAGCACAATATTATTTTTGAAAATGGTAGTGATATAATAAAGGCACTAAATTACTATGGGTTAGAAGTAAAGACTATGGGCAGAGGTTATTATGATGATGAAGTTTTTTTCCTTGCATTAGGTGCAGCTGCCAAAGCTTCTATTAGGCTTTTAGAGAATGTTCAATGA